One window of the Anopheles cruzii chromosome 2, idAnoCruzAS_RS32_06, whole genome shotgun sequence genome contains the following:
- the LOC128274891 gene encoding DNA-directed RNA polymerase I subunit RPA1 yields MTIINLDPTNLEFSVFTTEDIRRISVAKVTHSRSFNELGHALSGGLYDPAMGPCARGEVCLTCARDEQNCEGHFGHIEIDLTVYNPFFLRTLYNVMRISCMSCTRLLMHDGVKAMLELQLRLADAGYLVEAEELDVYKAKQQADPAQPIPEQVVHYEDLLHNQPYNMLGNTKLSSAIRMAIVNGTLKECVLKKCIHCKAMVQKVRMSDKKLCISWSKTDKLAYLKNKGADKDLVESQVKASVEAMLAQDCMLYLRRLYALNGTTLQLLFPMMRKVCGEHPTDIFFMEVVPVPPPKVRPVRRTDGESIVEHPQSTILRDILLANSTVRAILMEYGTSTAAAAAGLSETALATVKSVVSGARGDTQHEKLYYAWLVLQTNVDRLLEEQPMSAKMSNKSWGLKQMIEKKFGIIRQHMMGKRVNHAARTVITPDPNIGVEEIGIPKRFALKLTYPVPVTPWNVAELRQWVLNGPEVYPGANMIEDSNGRVIKLSAINVTQRQSVAKTLLTPALPSGGSSDHDSIKIVHRHLQNGDILLLNRQPTLHRPSIMAHRARILPGEKIFRLHYSNCKSYNADFDGDEMNAHLPQNEVARSEAYELVAVPYQYLVPKDGTPLGGLIQDHIVSAVKLFIRGKFFNREDYQQLVFQALSNQKGDIELLPPAIVKPVRLWSGKQIISTIVKNTIPKGLPHINLEGKSKLNNKHWCILPARPWQYGGSPLTENELSESEVFIRQGELLCGILDKNHFGATPYGLIHCMYELYGGVCSSALLSSLSRLFTYYLQWEGFTLGVHDILVQSKADRKRAKIIAECRAVAGHEATAAALELPGSVSREELTSRLTEAYAKNPKFRSILDRKYKSVLDKYTNQINNACLPEGLISKFPDNNLQLMVQSGAKGSTVNTMQISCLLGQIELEGKRPPLMMSGRSLPSFAHFETSPKSGGFIDGRFMTGIQPQDFFFHCMAGREGLIDTAVKTSRSGYLQRCLVKHLEGLSVQYDMTVRDSDGSVVQFMYGEDGLDIGKSQFVGQEKQLRFLDQNRDVIVRRELQDRLASAAAEDPLHEAIKKHVKRMKRWRKQHAGGQQKTRLSGFSLYSEQSAPSVREKLSNPDKLKSSTGRTKLTKKLLKRWNKLDTDEKRDFAKQSSHCPDPLAAVFRADAHFGVLPERLEELVRNYKRTEQPLHDVDELMQIKGSGALVAPGEPVGVLAAQSIGEPSTQMTLNTFHFAGRGEMNVTLGIPRLREILMSATANIKTPSMEIPFLTHRKPERLPALADKLRKSLNRVTVADVLEHIHVKSRLVLHPSRGMQHVIRFQFLPPDAYAHDYRVTPQEILRHMSRHFFALMFKEIRKVESAKNVLIEDEVAVSRKSKKSGDDEGDEAIDRSEPTTTDGAEAGGRDSDSESEDSDAGGGDDADATELKIKSKKSDDHAYDDGESEQSGDESDGSADGEGSDGEHQLVAPQQQEVIDEAVGEGDIIGPAAVAAGADQRVLTEAEEVKHARRANEQVKMYTYDRKQFRWCQLELHMPLKLRDTDFTKIFRQIAGKSVVWEVPRIKRAITYTQNDRLYLKTDGINISAMARHAKLLDLRRLYMNDVHAMAARYGIEAASRVIVKEIQNVFSVYGIVIDPRHLLLVADYMTSDGTFKGMSRAGMESSASPLQQMSFESSLTFLKNAMLRGTNDRLESPSSRLMVGQPCKSGTGAFTLYSSALKDYSEALRR; encoded by the exons ATGACGATCATTAATCTCGATCCGACGAACCTGGAGTTTTCCGTCTTCACGACGGAGGACATCCGCCGTATTAGCGTGGCGAAGGTAACGCACTCACGTTCGTTCAACGAACTGGGTCACGCGTTGAGCGGCGGCCTTTACGACCCTGCCATGGGCCCATGCGCTCGGGGTGAAGTGTGCCTAACGTGCGCCCGTGACGAGCAGAATTGCGAAGGACACTTTGGACACATTGAGATCGACCTGACGGTGTACAATCCGTTCTTCCTGCGCACCCTCTACAACGTGATGCGCATCAGCTGCATGTCCTGCACGCGGCTTCTGATGCACGACGGCGTGAAGGCGATGCTCGAGCTGCAGCTTCGACTGGCCGATGCCGGCTACTTGGTCGAGGCGGAAGAGCTGGACGTATACAAGGCGAAACAGCAGGCGGACCCGGCGCAGCCGATCCCGGAACAGGTGGTGCACTACGAGGACTTGCTGCACAACCAACCGTACAATATGCTGGGCAACACGAAGCTATCGAGCGCGATCCGGATGGCGATCGTGAACGGTACGTTGAAGGAGTGTGTCCTAAAGAAGTGCATCCACTGCAAGGCGATGGTGCAGAAGGTGCGCATGTCGGACAAGAAGCTGTGCATCAGCTGGTCGAAAACGGACAAACTGGCGTACCT CAAGAACAAGGGTGCCGACAAAGACCTGGTGGAGAGCCAGGTGAAAGCGTCCGTCGAAGCGATGCTGGCCCAAGATTGTATGCTGTACCTGCGGCGATTGTATGCGCTCAATGGAACCACCCTGCAGCTGCTGTTTCCGATGATGCGCAAGGTGTGTGGCGAACATCCGACCGATATATTCTTCATGGAAGTCGTACCGGTTCCACCGCCGAAAGTGCGGCCCGTGCGGCGTACCGACGGGGAAAGTATCGTGGAGCATCCACAGTCAACCATTCTGCGCGATATTCTGCTGGCCAACAGTACCGTCCGGGCGATCTTAATGGAATACGGTACGAGCactgcggcggcagcggcgggtTTGTCCGAGACCGCGCTGGCAACGGTTAAGAGTGTCGTGAGTGGAGCCAGAGGTGACACACAACACGAGAAGCTCTACTACGCCTGGCTGGTGCTCCAGACCAACGTTGACCGTCTGCTGGAAGAGCAACCGATGTCGGCCAAGATGTCGAACAAATCGTGGGGCCTGAaacaaatgatcgaaaagaAGTTCGGTATCATCCGGCAGCACATGATGGGCAAACGGGTCAATCATGCCGCCCGTACCGTCATTACGCCCGACCCGAACATTGGCGTCGAAGAGATTGGCATTCCGAAGCGGTTTGCGCTGAAGCTCACTTACCCGGTACCGGTGACACCGTGGAACGTGGCGGAGCTGCGCCAGTGGGTCCTGAACGGGCCCGAAGTTTACCCGGGTGCCAACATGATTGAAGACTCGAACGGTCGGGTGATAAAACTTTCCGCCATCAACGTTACCCAGCGTcaatcggtggccaaaacgTTGCTCACTCCAGCGCTGCCCTCCGGGGGGTCATCCGATCATGATTCGATCAAGATCGTCCACCGGCACCTGCAGAACGGTGACATTTTGCTGCTCAACCGTCAGCCGACCCTGCACCGGCCGAGTATAATGGCGCACCGTGCCCGGATACTGCCGGGGGAGAAGATTTTCCGGCTGCACTACTCGAACTGCAAATCGTACAACGCCGACTTTGATGGGGACGAAATGAACGCGCATCTGCCGCAGAACGAAGTAGCCCGTAGCGAAGCGTACGAATTGGTTGCGGTGCCGTATCAGTACCTCGTGCCGAAGGACGGTACCCCGTTGGGTGGCCTCATTCAGGATCACATCGTTTCGGCCGTGAAGCTGTTCATTCGTGGAAAGTTCTTCAATCG GGAAGACTATCAGCAGCTGGTGTTCCAAGCACTTAGCAACCAGAAAGGAGACATTGAGTTGCTACCACCTGCGATCGTGAAACCGGTAAGATTGTGGTCCGGCAAGCAGATCATCTCCACGATCGTGAAGAACACCATCCCGAAGGGGTTGCCACACATCAATCTGGAGGGAAAGTCAAAGCTCAACAACAAG CATTGGTGTATACTTCCCGCACGGCCCTGGCAGTACGGTGGCAGCCCGTTGACCGAGAACGAGCTCTCGGAGTCGGAAGTGTTCATCCGGCAGGGCGAACTGCTGTGCGGTATCCTCGATAAGAACCACTTTGGGGCCACCCCGTACGGGTTAATCCACTGCATGTACGAACTGTACGGTGGCGTGTGTTCTTCGGCGTTGCTTTCTTCGCTGTCGCGCCTCTTCACCTACTACCTGCAGTGGGAAGGATTTACGCTGGGCGTCCACGACATTCTGGTGCAGTCGAAGGCCGATCGAAAGCGGGCCAAAATTATTGCCGAATGCCGAGCCGTGGCCGGACACgaagcgacggcggcggcactcgaGCTGCCCGGGAGTGTTTCACGCGAAGAACTAACCAGTCGGTTGACGGAGGCGTACGCGAAGAATCCCAAGTTCCGGTCCATTCTCGATCGGAAGTACAAATCGGTGCTGGATAAGTACACGAATCAGATCAATAA TGCCTGCCTTCCCGAGGGACTGATCAGCAAGTTCCCGGACAACAATCTGCAGTTGATGGTGCAATCCGGTGCGAAGGGATCCACCGTCAACACGATGCAAATCTCGTGTCTGCTGGGGCAGATCGAGCTGGAAGGCAAGCGTCCGCCCCTCATGATGTCGGGCCGTTCGCTGCCCAGCTTTGCGCACTTTGAAACGTCCCCAAAATCGGGTGGCTTCATCGATGGGCGGTTTATGACGGGCATCCAGCCGCAGGACTTTTTCTTCCACTGCATGGCCGGTCGCGAAGGGTTGATCGACACGGCCGTCAAGACCAGTCGCTCCGGGTACCTGCAGCGCTGCCTGGTGAAGCATCTGGAGGGCCTCTCGGTGCAGTACGATATGACGGTACGGGACAGCGACGGCAGTGTGGTCCAGTTCATGTACGGTGAGGACGGTCTCGATATTGGCAAGTCCCAGTTTGTGGGGCAAGAGAAACAGCTGCGCTTTCTCGATCAGAACCGTGACGTGATAGTACGCCGCGAGCTGCAGGACCGTTTGGCCAGCGCTGCCGCCGAAGATCCGTTGCATGAGGCCATCAAAAAGCACGTAAAACGAATGAAACGCTGGAGGAAACAACACGCGGGGGGTCAGCAGAAAACACGTCTGTCTGGCTTTTCGTTGTACTCGGAACAAAGCGCCCCGTCCGTTCGGGAGAAACTGTCCAATCCGGACAAACTAAAGTCCAGCACCGGACGTACGAAGCTGACCAAGAAGCTGCTGAAACGCTGGAACAAGCTGGACACGGACGAGAAACGGGACTTTGCGAAGCAATCGTCACACTGCCCCGATCCGCTGGCGGCCGTGTTCCGTGCCGATGCCCATTTTGGGGTGCTACCGGAGAGGCTCGAGGAACTGGTGCGCAACTATAAGCGCACCGAGCAACCGCTACACGACGTCGACGAACTGATGCAGATAAAGGGTAGCGGGGCGCTGGTGGCACCCGGTGAACCGGTCGGTGTATTGGCCGCCCAATCGATCGGTGAACCGTCGACACAGATGACACTGAACACGTTCCACTTTGCGGGGCGTGGCGAGATGAACGTGACCCTCGGTATTCCGCGGTTGCGCGAAATTCTGATGAGTGCCACGGCCAACATTAAGACACCGTCGATGGAGATACCGTTTCTGACGCACCGCAAACCGGAACGCTTGCCGGCGCTGGCCGACAAGCTGCGCAAATCGTTGAACCGTGTGACGGTGGCCGATGTGCTGGAAC ACATTCACGTCAAGTCCCGGCTGGTGCTGCATCCGTCGCGCGGCATGCAACACGTGATTCGGTTCCAGTTTCTGCCGCCCGACGCGTACGCACACGATTATCGGGTCACGCCGCAGGAAATATTGCGCCACATGTCCCGCCACTTCTTCGCGCTAATGTTCAAGGAGATCCGGAAGGTGGAATCGGCCAAGAATGTGTT AATCGAAGACGAAGTGGCGGTCAGCAGGAAATCGAAAAAATCGGGAGACGATGAAGGCGATGAAGCGATTGACCGGAgcgaaccgacgacgacggatggtGCGGAAGCCGGTGGTCGTGACAGTGACAGCGAGTCAGAGGACAGTgatgccggcggcggtgatgatgccgATGCGACCGAGTTGAAAATTAAGAGCAAAAAATCAGACGATCATGCGTACGATGACGGCGAATCGGAACAATCCGGTGACGAGTCCGATGGTTCGGCTGATGGCGAAGGCAGCGATGGCGAGCACCAACTGGTGGCACCCCAGCAACAGGAAGTAATCGATGAAGCAGTAGGTGAAGGGGACATCATTGGACCGGCGGCCGTAGCAGCGGGTGCGGATCAGCGAGTGCtgacggaagcggaagaggTGAAGCATGCGCGCCGAGCAAACGAGCAGGTCAAGATGTACACGTACGACCGGAAGCAGTTCCGCTGGTGTCAGCTGGAGCTACACATGCCCCTGAAGCTACGGGATACCGATTTTACGAAGATTTTCCGGCAGATCGCCGGAAAAAGTGTCGTCTGGGAGGTGCCACGGATCAAGCGTGCCATCACGTACACCCAGAACGATCGGTTGTATCTGAAGACGGACGGAATCAACATCTCGGCCATGGCTCGGCACGCCAAGCTGCTCGATTTGAGGCGCCTGTACATGAACGATGTCCACGCGATGGCCGCCCGGTACGGTATCGAGGCGGCGTCGCGCGTCATTGTGAAAGAAATCCAGAACGTGTTCAGCGTGTACGGCATCGTGATCGATCCGCGCCACCTGCTGCTCGTGGCCGACTACATGACCAGCGATGGCACGTTCAAGGGCATGAGCCGGGCCGGTATGGAAAGTTCGGCCTCCCCGCTGCAGCAGATGTCGTTCGAATCGTCCCTTACGTTCCTGAAGAACGCTATGCTGAGAGGTACCAACGATCGCCTCGAATCCCCGTCCTCCCGGCTGATGGTAGGCCAGCCGTGCAAGAGTGGCACCGGGGCGTTTACACTGTACTCGTCTGCGCTGAAAGATTACAGCGAGGCGCTTCGACGATAG